The Candidatus Poribacteria bacterium genome includes a region encoding these proteins:
- a CDS encoding BrnT family toxin, whose amino-acid sequence MLIDEIIWQQQFVDKLATKHGVAKTEVEEVLTNRPRFRFVSKGNRSGEDVYSAMGQTDAGRYLIIFFIQKPNRRALIISARDMTRTERRNYGRQR is encoded by the coding sequence TTGCTGATTGATGAGATTATATGGCAGCAACAATTTGTTGATAAATTAGCGACGAAGCATGGTGTAGCAAAAACAGAAGTTGAAGAAGTCTTAACCAATCGTCCTCGTTTTCGTTTCGTCTCTAAAGGCAATCGGTCTGGTGAAGATGTTTACTCGGCTATGGGACAAACAGACGCGGGACGCTATCTCATCATTTTTTTCATTCAAAAACCAAATCGCCGGGCGTTGATTATCAGCGCAAGAGATATGACCAGAACGGAGCGAAGGAATTATGGAAGACAAAGATAA